One Chroicocephalus ridibundus chromosome 22, bChrRid1.1, whole genome shotgun sequence DNA window includes the following coding sequences:
- the ABHD17A gene encoding alpha/beta hydrolase domain-containing protein 17A, translating into MNGLSISQLCCLFCCPPCPSRIAAKLAFLPPEPTYAVVPEPEPVGSTSTGSLRGGAAGRWKLHLKDRADFQYSQRELDNIEVFVTKSSRGNRVGCMYVRCVPGARYTVLFSHGNAVDLGQMSSFYVGLGTRINCNIFSYDYSGYGVSTGKPSERNLYSDIDAAWQALRTRYGISPENIILYGQSIGTVPTVDLASRYECAAIVLHSPLTSGMRVAFPETKKTYWFDAFPNIEKISKITSPVLIIHGTEDEVIDFSHGLALFERCPKAVEPLWVDGAGHNDIELYSQYLERLRKFISQELASQRN; encoded by the exons ATGAACGGGCTGTCCATCAGCCaactctgctgcctcttctgctgccctccctgccccagccgcaTCGCTGCCAAACTGGCCTTCCTGCCCCCGGAGCCCACCTACGCCGTGGTCCCGGAGCCGGAGCCCGTTGGCAGCACCAGCACCGGCTCCCTGCGTGGCGGCGCCGCGGGGCGATGGAAGCTGCACTTGAAGGACCGGGCAGATTTCCAGTACTCCCAGCGGGAGCTGGACAACATTGAGGTCTTTGTCACCAAAAGCAGCCGAGGGAACCGCGTTGGCTGCATGTATGTCCGCTGCGTGCCAGGCGCCAG GTACACAGTGCTTTTCTCGCACGGCAACGCCGTGGACCTGGGGCAGATGAGCAGCTTCTACGTTGGGCTGGGCACCCGCATCAACTGCAACATCTTCTCCTACGACTACTCGGGCTACGGCGTGAGCACGGGCAAGCCCTCGGAGAGGAACCTCTACTCCGACATCGACGCTGCATGGCAGGCGCTGCGGACACG gtATGGAATCAGCCCGGAGAACATTATTTTATATGGACAAAGCATCGGCACGGTGCCCACGGTTGATCTGGCCTCCCGCTACGAGTGCGCTGCCATCGTGCTCCACTCCCCACTCACCTCTGGCATGAGAGTTGCCTTCCCCGAGACCAAGAAGACCTACTGGTTCGATGCCTTCCCCAA CATTGAGAAGATCTCCAAAATCACCTCTCCCGTCCTCATCATCCACGGCACGGAGGACGAAGTCATCGATTTCTCCCATGGCCTGGCGCTCTTTGAACGCTGCCCCAAGGCTGTGGAGCCGCTGTGGGTGGACGGGGCCGGGCACAATGACATTGAACTCTACAGCCAGTACCTCGAGCGCCTTCGGAAATTCATCTCCCAGGAGCTGGCCAGCCAACGCAACTAG
- the LOC134526401 gene encoding AN1-type zinc finger protein 5-like isoform X2 — MAQETNQTQVPLLCTTGCGFYGSPRTNGMCSVCYKEFLQRQQSSDRISPPAPSGPNGSPMASDSIAGQRAEGDSTPEDTKASAQTPVTHQMTAMSISREENSSETEEFIKTEEASAASSSSGTLLEISQNTAEGKAASEKPKQKKNRCFTCRKKIGLTGFDCRCGNLFCAIHRYSDMHACPYDYKAEAAEKIRKENPIVIAEKIQKL, encoded by the exons ATGGCTCAGGAGACGAACCAAACCCAGGTGCCTCTGCTCTGTACCACGGGCTGTGGATTTTATGGCAGCCCCCGCACCAACGGGATGTGCTCCGTTTGCTATAAGGAgtttctgcagagacagcagagcAGTGACCGGATAAGCCCCCCAG CCCCCAGTGGTCCCAACGGCAGCCCCATGGCTTCAGATTCAATTGCAGGGCAGCGTGCAGAGGGAGACTCCACGCCTGAGGACACGAAAGCCAG CGCCCAAACTCCTGTGACCCATCAGATGACAGCCATGAGCAtatccagagaagaaaacagcagcgAGACAGAAGAATTCATCAAGACAGAAGAAGCCTCGGCAGCATCCTCCTCATCAG GTACCCTGCTTGAAATATCCCAGAACACAGCTGAGGGCAAGGCAGCttcagaaaaacccaaacagaagaAGAATCGCTGCTTCACTTGCCGGAAGAAGATAGGGCTAACTG GCTTCGACTGCCGCTGCGGGAACCTGTTCTGTGCCATTCACCGGTACTCCGACATGCACGCCTGCCCCTACGACTACAAGGCAGAAGCCGCCGAGAAGATTCGTAAGGAGAACCCCATCGTTATCGCTGAGAAGATCCAGAAGTTGTGA
- the LOC134526401 gene encoding AN1-type zinc finger protein 5-like isoform X1, whose product MKSKVCFLQLNRADIAPSWEAARCTERMLFPSLAGFSFAESLCRCRMCSLCYTAPSGPNGSPMASDSIAGQRAEGDSTPEDTKASAQTPVTHQMTAMSISREENSSETEEFIKTEEASAASSSSGTLLEISQNTAEGKAASEKPKQKKNRCFTCRKKIGLTGFDCRCGNLFCAIHRYSDMHACPYDYKAEAAEKIRKENPIVIAEKIQKL is encoded by the exons atgaaatcaAAGGTCTGTTTCTTGCAGCTAAACAGAGCTGACATAGCACCGAGCTGGGAGGCAGCTAGGTGCACAGAAAGGATGCTCTTTCCATCGTTAGCAGGATTTTCTTTTGCTGAGAGTTTGTGCAGATGCCGCATGTGCAGCCTTTGCTATACTG CCCCCAGTGGTCCCAACGGCAGCCCCATGGCTTCAGATTCAATTGCAGGGCAGCGTGCAGAGGGAGACTCCACGCCTGAGGACACGAAAGCCAG CGCCCAAACTCCTGTGACCCATCAGATGACAGCCATGAGCAtatccagagaagaaaacagcagcgAGACAGAAGAATTCATCAAGACAGAAGAAGCCTCGGCAGCATCCTCCTCATCAG GTACCCTGCTTGAAATATCCCAGAACACAGCTGAGGGCAAGGCAGCttcagaaaaacccaaacagaagaAGAATCGCTGCTTCACTTGCCGGAAGAAGATAGGGCTAACTG GCTTCGACTGCCGCTGCGGGAACCTGTTCTGTGCCATTCACCGGTACTCCGACATGCACGCCTGCCCCTACGACTACAAGGCAGAAGCCGCCGAGAAGATTCGTAAGGAGAACCCCATCGTTATCGCTGAGAAGATCCAGAAGTTGTGA